A single Natrinema pellirubrum DSM 15624 DNA region contains:
- a CDS encoding dihydrofolate reductase, which produces MSEDRDVTEAAAALEPARELVGIVAVAENGVIGRDGDMPWHVPADLQHFKETTMGHPVIMGRVTYEGILETLGEPLPGRTTVVLTSRDLETPEGAVVAHDLESALERAETAARERHDDADRIFVAGGATVYEQFLPALDRLIVTEIHDDPEGDTSFPEWDRSEWDVVSRDDRDGFAFLEYVRRD; this is translated from the coding sequence ATGAGCGAGGACCGCGACGTGACCGAGGCGGCGGCCGCCCTCGAGCCCGCCCGCGAACTCGTCGGCATCGTCGCCGTCGCCGAGAACGGCGTTATCGGCAGGGACGGCGATATGCCGTGGCACGTTCCCGCGGACCTGCAGCACTTCAAGGAGACCACGATGGGCCACCCGGTCATCATGGGTCGGGTGACCTACGAGGGGATCCTCGAGACGCTCGGCGAACCGCTGCCCGGCCGGACGACGGTCGTCCTGACGAGCCGGGACCTCGAGACGCCCGAGGGAGCCGTGGTCGCCCACGATCTCGAGTCGGCCCTCGAGCGGGCGGAGACGGCCGCGCGCGAGCGCCACGACGACGCAGACCGGATCTTCGTCGCGGGCGGCGCGACCGTCTACGAACAGTTCCTGCCCGCGCTCGACCGGCTGATCGTGACCGAGATCCACGACGACCCCGAGGGCGACACCTCCTTTCCGGAGTGGGACCGGTCCGAGTGGGACGTCGTCTCCCGCGACGATCGGGACGGGTTCGCCTTCCTCGAGTACGTCCGTCGGGACTGA